From one Microbacterium sp. 10M-3C3 genomic stretch:
- a CDS encoding amino acid ABC transporter ATP-binding protein, translated as MSALLELRDVWKSYGDHDVLRGVDLDVHAGEVVALIGASGSGKSTLLRVTNLLETVDDGEIRLGGAEITDPRVDADAVRARIGVVFQQYNLFPHLSVRRNITLALRTVHRMPRAEADAIAEALLERVGLAGKAAVHPDRLSGGQQQRVAIARAVATSPDLLLLDEVTSALDPELVAEVLDLVRDLAAEGRTIVMATHEMAFARDVADRVVFLDEGRILEQGTPAEVFGAPREERTRAFLARFLG; from the coding sequence ATGAGCGCCCTGCTCGAGCTGCGCGACGTGTGGAAGTCGTACGGCGACCACGACGTGCTGCGCGGCGTCGACCTCGACGTGCACGCCGGCGAGGTCGTCGCCCTCATCGGCGCGAGCGGGTCGGGCAAGTCGACGCTGCTGCGCGTGACGAACCTGCTCGAGACCGTCGACGACGGCGAGATCCGCCTCGGGGGCGCCGAGATCACCGACCCGCGCGTCGACGCCGACGCCGTGCGGGCGCGCATCGGCGTCGTCTTCCAGCAGTACAACCTCTTCCCGCACCTGTCGGTGCGGCGCAACATCACCCTCGCGCTGCGGACGGTGCACCGGATGCCGCGGGCCGAGGCCGACGCGATCGCCGAGGCGCTGCTGGAGCGCGTGGGTCTCGCGGGCAAGGCGGCCGTGCATCCCGACCGGCTCTCCGGTGGTCAGCAGCAGCGCGTCGCGATCGCCCGCGCCGTGGCGACCTCGCCGGATCTGCTGCTGCTCGACGAGGTCACTTCGGCGCTGGACCCCGAGCTCGTCGCCGAGGTGCTGGACCTCGTGCGCGACCTCGCCGCCGAGGGCCGCACGATCGTCATGGCGACCCACGAGATGGCGTTCGCGCGCGATGTCGCCGACCGCGTGGTGTTCCTCGACGAGGGCCGCATCCTCGAGCAGGGCACCCCGGCCGAGGTCTTCGGCGCCCCGCGCGAGGAGCGCACACGCGCCTTCCTCGCCCGCTTCCTCGGCTAG
- a CDS encoding amino acid ABC transporter permease — MSSSPGTTRTPSRRELERRAYRRRRGIRSVLASVASTLVLAVLVWIFVIRTPGWERVQQTFFDPQIALASLPRVWDGFVLNLRVLVTTAVLVLVFGLVLATLRTLRGPVWLPLRALAAGYTDLFRGTPLIIVLFLVGFGIPGLGIIPVRLPYEFWGTVALTLTYSAYVSEVLRSGIEAVHPSQRQAARSLGLSHAQSMRLVVVPQAVRKVTPALMNDFVALQKDVGLISVLGAVDAVRAAQIETAQYFNFTPYVLAGVLFVLLAIPTVRLTDWYTARVREREQIGGIV; from the coding sequence GTGAGCTCCTCCCCCGGCACGACGCGCACGCCCAGCCGCCGCGAGCTCGAGCGCCGCGCGTACCGGCGCCGCCGCGGCATCCGCTCGGTACTCGCGAGCGTCGCCTCGACGCTCGTGCTGGCGGTGCTCGTGTGGATCTTCGTGATCCGCACGCCCGGCTGGGAGCGCGTGCAGCAGACGTTCTTCGACCCGCAGATCGCGCTCGCCTCGCTCCCGCGCGTATGGGACGGCTTCGTGCTGAACCTGCGCGTGCTCGTCACGACCGCCGTGCTCGTGCTCGTGTTCGGCCTGGTGCTCGCGACGCTGCGCACCCTGCGCGGACCCGTCTGGCTGCCGCTGCGCGCCCTCGCGGCGGGGTATACCGACCTGTTCCGCGGCACGCCGCTGATCATCGTGCTGTTCCTCGTCGGCTTCGGCATCCCCGGCCTCGGCATCATCCCGGTGCGCCTGCCGTACGAGTTCTGGGGCACGGTCGCGCTCACCCTCACGTACTCCGCGTACGTGTCGGAGGTGCTCCGGTCGGGCATCGAGGCGGTGCATCCGTCGCAGCGGCAGGCGGCGCGCTCGCTCGGTCTCAGCCACGCCCAGTCGATGCGGCTCGTCGTCGTGCCGCAGGCGGTGCGCAAGGTCACGCCCGCCCTCATGAACGACTTCGTCGCGCTGCAGAAGGACGTCGGGCTCATCTCGGTGCTCGGAGCGGTGGATGCGGTGCGCGCGGCGCAGATCGAGACCGCGCAGTACTTCAACTTCACCCCCTACGTGCTCGCCGGCGTGCTGTTCGTCCTCCTGGCGATCCCGACCGTGCGCCTGACGGACTGGTACACCGCGCGCGTGCGCGAGCGCGAGCAGATCGGCGGCATCGTATGA
- a CDS encoding ABC transporter substrate-binding protein yields MLRRRSAVLALAAATALLLAGCSGATGADPSAASGDADGYVTAGKFTVGTGEPAYYPWVIDDAPETGEGFEAAVAYAVADQLGFAEDDVVWVRTTFDQAIAPGPKDFDVNLQQFSITDERKQAVDFSSPYYTTSQVVVTTGGSPAASATSIADLKDLLIGAQTGTTSFQAVEQIIQPTQGAQVFNTNDDAKLALQNGQVDAIVVDLPTAFYIAGAELDDGKIVGQLPDLPGAEADQFGFVLPKDSPLTARVSEAVDALRADGTLDELATQWLGGEGEAPLLK; encoded by the coding sequence GTGCTACGACGCCGCTCCGCCGTCCTCGCCCTCGCCGCCGCGACCGCCCTGCTCCTGGCCGGATGCAGCGGCGCCACCGGCGCAGATCCCTCCGCCGCATCCGGCGACGCCGACGGCTACGTGACCGCGGGGAAGTTCACCGTCGGCACGGGGGAGCCCGCGTACTATCCGTGGGTCATCGACGACGCGCCTGAGACCGGCGAGGGCTTCGAGGCCGCCGTCGCGTACGCCGTCGCCGACCAGCTCGGGTTCGCGGAGGACGACGTCGTGTGGGTGCGCACGACCTTCGACCAGGCGATCGCGCCGGGCCCGAAGGACTTCGACGTCAACCTGCAGCAGTTCTCGATCACCGACGAGCGCAAGCAGGCGGTCGACTTCAGCTCGCCGTACTACACGACGTCCCAGGTCGTCGTGACGACCGGCGGCTCGCCCGCCGCATCCGCGACGTCGATCGCCGACCTCAAGGATCTGCTGATCGGGGCCCAGACCGGCACCACGAGCTTCCAGGCGGTCGAGCAGATCATTCAGCCCACGCAGGGCGCGCAGGTGTTCAACACGAACGACGACGCCAAGCTCGCCCTGCAGAACGGGCAGGTCGATGCGATCGTCGTCGATCTGCCGACCGCGTTCTACATCGCCGGCGCCGAGCTCGACGACGGCAAGATCGTCGGCCAGCTCCCCGACCTCCCCGGCGCCGAGGCCGACCAGTTCGGATTCGTGCTGCCCAAGGACTCGCCCCTGACCGCCCGCGTCAGCGAAGCGGTCGACGCCCTCCGCGCGGACGGCACGCTCGACGAGCTCGCGACGCAGTGGCTCGGCGGCGAGGGCGAGGCGCCGCTGCTGAAGTGA
- a CDS encoding transglutaminase family protein produces the protein MQRDVTSTVVLDVTEPADLVFAVAVSSLYAPAEEVCAATLDGAPVDIEELPDAHGTRLHRVRPGRGRFELAYRARVAASAEPLTTSPTDLLVATRPSRYAESDALAPTAAAEFGGIDHPVALLAAVSSWVGTELAYVSGSSLPTDGAVRTLLNRRGVCRDYAHLCVALLRALDVPARVVSVYAPGLSPMDFHAVAEAWVDGAWRVVDATTLAPRGSLVRIATGRDAADTAFLTIASGRADLVSLEVSAVADVLPDDDVTALVSLA, from the coding sequence ATGCAGCGCGATGTCACGAGCACCGTCGTCCTCGACGTGACCGAGCCGGCCGACCTGGTCTTCGCCGTCGCGGTGTCCTCCCTCTACGCACCCGCCGAGGAGGTCTGCGCCGCGACGCTCGACGGGGCTCCGGTCGACATCGAGGAGCTGCCCGACGCGCACGGCACGCGGCTGCACCGCGTCCGGCCGGGGAGGGGCCGGTTCGAGCTCGCGTACCGCGCGCGAGTGGCCGCATCCGCCGAGCCGCTCACCACCTCCCCGACCGACCTGCTCGTGGCGACGCGGCCGAGCCGCTACGCCGAGTCGGACGCCCTCGCACCGACCGCCGCGGCGGAGTTCGGCGGCATCGACCACCCCGTCGCATTGCTCGCGGCGGTGTCGTCGTGGGTCGGGACCGAGCTCGCGTACGTGTCGGGCTCGAGCCTGCCGACCGACGGCGCCGTGCGCACGCTGTTGAACCGCCGCGGTGTGTGCCGCGACTACGCGCACCTGTGCGTCGCGCTGCTGCGCGCGCTCGACGTGCCCGCGCGGGTCGTGTCGGTGTACGCGCCGGGGCTGTCGCCGATGGACTTCCACGCCGTCGCCGAGGCGTGGGTGGACGGGGCGTGGCGGGTCGTGGACGCGACGACGCTCGCGCCGCGCGGCTCGCTCGTGCGCATCGCGACCGGCCGCGATGCCGCCGACACGGCGTTCCTGACGATCGCGTCCGGGCGCGCCGATCTCGTGTCGCTCGAGGTCTCGGCGGTCGCCGACGTCCTGCCCGACGACGATGTGACGGCGCTCGTGTCGCTGGCCTGA
- a CDS encoding amidohydrolase family protein, translating into MLTISGAAHVLVDPDTVCAGDVHVDAEGRIADAAVPGAERLDVTGAVVTAGLVNAHHHLLQTAFRTLPGTRGVAMRDWLPRMAAAYAAAGIDASLCGATAAAGLAEALLSGVTTVADHQLNWPDPADAADAVGDTVAIARAVAAAADELGARLVFVRGTARDDPALAADSAEAIVAALVGGHARGGVSADGMRQVAVGPAGVHSDGEATFAALRGVAVRHGLRRRTQANEQVDTAIARERYARRPLELLDAWGWVEPGVTIAHLCDIEPHEIDLLAARGVAATHAPGCDVPMGWGIAPVARLRDAGVAVGLGTSGGGSNDAGHLLADARLAMQVSALVGRPLTALEVLAMATAGGAAGLGRDDLGHLRPGARADVCVWDVSGVADAGVADPVAGLLWASPGRRPRHVVVSGRVVVRDYRLVTADEGGIVDRLRARVSA; encoded by the coding sequence ATGCTGACGATCTCGGGAGCCGCCCACGTGCTCGTCGACCCCGACACGGTGTGCGCCGGCGATGTGCACGTCGATGCGGAGGGGCGCATCGCGGATGCGGCGGTGCCGGGCGCCGAGCGTCTCGACGTCACGGGCGCGGTCGTCACCGCGGGCCTCGTGAACGCGCACCACCACCTGCTGCAGACCGCGTTCCGGACGCTTCCCGGCACGCGGGGCGTCGCCATGCGCGATTGGCTGCCGCGCATGGCGGCAGCGTATGCCGCGGCCGGCATCGACGCGTCGCTGTGCGGCGCGACCGCGGCGGCCGGGCTCGCGGAGGCCCTTCTCAGCGGCGTCACGACCGTCGCCGACCATCAGCTCAACTGGCCCGACCCGGCGGACGCCGCCGACGCGGTCGGCGACACGGTCGCGATCGCCCGCGCGGTGGCGGCGGCTGCCGACGAGCTCGGCGCCCGGCTCGTGTTCGTGCGCGGGACCGCGCGCGACGACCCGGCGCTCGCGGCCGACAGCGCCGAGGCGATCGTCGCCGCCCTCGTCGGCGGCCACGCGCGCGGCGGCGTCTCGGCCGACGGGATGCGGCAGGTCGCCGTGGGCCCCGCGGGCGTGCACTCCGACGGCGAGGCGACCTTCGCGGCCCTCCGCGGCGTCGCGGTGCGGCACGGGCTGCGGCGCCGCACGCAGGCCAACGAGCAGGTCGACACCGCGATCGCGCGCGAGCGCTACGCCCGCCGTCCGCTCGAGCTGCTGGACGCGTGGGGCTGGGTCGAGCCGGGCGTCACGATCGCGCACCTGTGCGACATCGAGCCGCACGAGATCGACCTCCTGGCCGCGCGCGGGGTCGCCGCGACGCACGCGCCCGGATGCGACGTGCCGATGGGGTGGGGGATCGCGCCGGTCGCGCGGCTGCGCGACGCGGGGGTGGCCGTCGGGCTCGGCACGTCGGGCGGCGGGTCGAACGACGCCGGTCACCTGCTCGCCGATGCGCGTCTCGCGATGCAGGTGTCGGCCCTCGTCGGCCGGCCGCTCACGGCGCTCGAGGTGCTCGCGATGGCGACGGCGGGCGGCGCGGCGGGGCTCGGACGCGACGACCTCGGGCACCTCCGGCCGGGCGCCCGCGCCGATGTGTGCGTGTGGGACGTGTCGGGCGTCGCGGATGCCGGCGTCGCCGACCCGGTCGCGGGCCTGCTGTGGGCCTCGCCCGGGCGACGCCCCCGGCACGTCGTGGTGAGCGGGCGCGTCGTGGTGCGCGACTACCGGCTCGTCACCGCGGACGAGGGCGGAATCGTCGACCGGCTGCGCGCACGCGTCTCCGCGTGA
- a CDS encoding PDR/VanB family oxidoreductase, whose product MSYFSDIERDLVVIGREEIARDVVRFDVASPNGRDLPAWTPGAHIDVILAADGDPLERQYSLCGDAGDRSHWSFAVLREEDGRGGSVRVHALAVGDRVRVRGPRSHFAFEASPGGSYRFVAGGIGITPLRPMIAAARAAGARWTLEYAGRGRATMAFAAELEAADPARVHVHAADEGGRLDLAAMVRELAADEVVYACGPQRLLADLEVLLADRPDALHVERFEAKEFGDPVWPDPFEVELELTGVTVTVTPDVSVLDAVRAQAPEATVLSSCRRGTCGTCEVPVVEGAVEHRDSVLTPLEQEGDTVMMICVSRAAGPRLVLDL is encoded by the coding sequence GTGAGCTACTTCAGCGACATCGAGCGGGACCTGGTCGTGATCGGGCGGGAGGAGATCGCGCGCGACGTCGTGCGCTTCGATGTGGCGTCACCGAACGGACGCGACCTGCCGGCGTGGACCCCCGGCGCGCACATCGACGTGATCCTGGCCGCCGACGGCGACCCGCTCGAGCGGCAGTACTCGCTGTGCGGCGACGCGGGCGATCGCTCCCACTGGTCCTTCGCCGTGCTTCGGGAAGAGGACGGACGCGGCGGCTCGGTGCGCGTGCACGCCCTCGCCGTCGGCGACCGCGTGCGCGTGCGGGGCCCGCGCAGCCACTTCGCGTTCGAGGCCTCCCCCGGCGGGAGCTACCGCTTCGTCGCGGGCGGCATCGGCATCACACCACTGCGGCCCATGATCGCCGCCGCGCGCGCGGCGGGTGCGCGGTGGACGCTCGAGTACGCCGGGCGCGGCCGTGCGACGATGGCGTTCGCCGCGGAGCTCGAGGCCGCCGATCCCGCGCGGGTGCACGTGCACGCGGCCGACGAGGGCGGGCGCCTGGACCTCGCGGCGATGGTCCGGGAGCTCGCCGCCGACGAGGTCGTCTACGCGTGCGGGCCCCAGCGCCTCCTCGCCGACCTCGAGGTGCTCCTCGCCGATCGACCCGACGCGCTGCACGTCGAGCGCTTCGAGGCGAAGGAGTTCGGCGACCCGGTGTGGCCCGACCCGTTCGAGGTCGAGCTCGAGCTGACCGGCGTGACCGTGACGGTGACCCCGGACGTCTCGGTGCTCGACGCCGTACGCGCTCAGGCGCCGGAGGCGACCGTGCTCTCCAGCTGCCGCCGCGGCACGTGCGGCACGTGCGAGGTGCCCGTGGTCGAGGGCGCCGTCGAGCACCGCGACAGCGTGCTGACGCCGCTCGAGCAGGAGGGCGACACGGTCATGATGATCTGCGTGTCGCGCGCGGCGGGACCGCGGCTCGTGCTCGATCTGTGA
- a CDS encoding amidohydrolase family protein yields the protein MTLLHPEELTADARVSRITGVSLPDGTRRDLVVDDGRVARPEGAPVSGITVDASGWMLLPPAADMHAHIDKAYTWHAAGEPEGSLVDAVAAWQRFGHTLDEDAIASHARRQLQAALRAGVLAVRTHVNYHEGADPLRGLRAVLRVREEFRGLVDVQVVAMHSHVRDDGIVREGIAMGADLLGGAPHLGDDPAAEVDRAVRLAEETGVGIDLHADETLDPASQDLLRIAERTADWPEHMTRSAGHCVALAVQPPERLARILDAAAAARVSIITNPLTNLYLMGWEHPVATPRAVPPLAAIVSAGVVLAAGGDNVQDPFNPLGNGDMVDVASALVLAGHVSPREAWRIVAAGRALADLPAADAEAGSPADGILVRSGSVAHALAERAPDRVVLRGGRVVATRRLRVESVETATAAPAAAYEESEVWA from the coding sequence ATGACCCTGCTGCACCCCGAGGAGCTGACGGCCGACGCGCGCGTCAGCCGGATCACGGGGGTGAGCCTGCCCGACGGCACGCGCCGCGACCTCGTCGTCGACGACGGACGGGTCGCACGCCCCGAGGGTGCACCGGTGTCGGGCATCACGGTGGACGCGAGCGGATGGATGCTGCTGCCGCCCGCGGCCGACATGCACGCGCACATCGACAAGGCCTACACGTGGCACGCCGCGGGGGAGCCCGAAGGCTCCCTCGTCGACGCGGTCGCTGCGTGGCAGCGCTTCGGGCACACGCTCGACGAGGACGCGATCGCCTCCCACGCGCGCCGGCAGCTGCAGGCGGCACTGCGCGCCGGCGTGCTCGCCGTCCGCACGCACGTGAACTACCACGAGGGCGCCGACCCGCTGCGGGGGCTGCGCGCCGTGCTGCGGGTGCGCGAGGAGTTCCGCGGCCTCGTCGACGTGCAGGTGGTGGCGATGCACTCGCACGTCCGCGACGACGGCATCGTGCGCGAGGGCATCGCGATGGGCGCCGACCTGCTCGGCGGCGCCCCGCACCTCGGCGACGATCCGGCCGCGGAGGTCGACCGCGCGGTGCGACTGGCGGAGGAGACCGGCGTCGGCATCGACCTGCACGCCGACGAGACCCTCGATCCCGCATCCCAGGACCTGCTGCGCATCGCCGAGCGCACCGCCGACTGGCCCGAGCACATGACGCGGTCGGCGGGTCACTGCGTGGCGCTGGCCGTGCAGCCGCCCGAACGGCTCGCGCGCATCCTCGACGCCGCGGCGGCGGCGCGCGTGAGCATCATCACGAACCCCCTCACGAACCTGTACCTCATGGGCTGGGAGCACCCGGTCGCGACGCCGCGCGCGGTGCCGCCGCTCGCGGCGATCGTGTCGGCGGGGGTGGTGCTCGCCGCCGGCGGCGACAACGTGCAGGACCCGTTCAATCCGCTCGGCAACGGCGACATGGTCGACGTCGCATCGGCCCTCGTGCTGGCCGGCCACGTGTCGCCGCGCGAAGCGTGGCGCATCGTCGCGGCGGGACGCGCGCTCGCGGATCTGCCGGCCGCCGACGCCGAGGCGGGATCGCCCGCCGACGGGATCCTGGTGCGCTCGGGCTCCGTTGCGCACGCGCTCGCCGAGCGCGCGCCCGACCGCGTCGTGCTCCGCGGCGGTCGCGTCGTCGCCACCCGCCGGCTGCGCGTGGAGAGCGTCGAGACCGCGACCGCCGCCCCCGCGGCGGCGTACGAAGAGAGCGAGGTGTGGGCATGA